Below is a genomic region from Paenibacillus rhizovicinus.
GAGAACCACATTGGCAATGAAAGCTCTACCGCTTCCATTCCGGCGCATGCGTTTCCAAGATCATTTCCAATTCCCACCCCCCGGAGAATTAAGAAACATTCGCGTATAGGCAGGTCTCCTGGCTTATGAATCATCGCTTCTCCAGCCTTCCCGGTTCTTCAAGAACCAGTGGCACCGTGTGGAGTCGCTCCTCAATTACAGTGGCGGGACCGCGCCGGATTTTAACCGGACTTCCCTTTTAAGCAGGCTTGTCAGCTGACAACCTGCACCTTTACGGATCGAAAGTATTCAATTTTCCTGATAATCATAACGGCTTTTGAGAGAGATGTCTATCTCTATTATCAGGACCCTCCCGTTGGGAGAGTCCTGTCCGATACGTTTGCGCTAGATTCGGCTGCCTTTGAAAGGCGCCATTCCGTTCGACGGACCGAAGGTAACATTCGGTTTGACCTCGAAGACGATGTCGCTGCCGTCCAATCGGCAATTCAGCGCGTGGCAGAACGGCGTCTCCAGATAACGGATCGTTAATTCCAGGGAATCCGCGTCGATCCACGAGAAACTGGCTGCGATTCGCTGTTCTACGCCTTGGTTCATCCGGGACACTTGTTCGATCCAAAGTTCCCGGCCGCAACGAAACTGGTGATCCCCGTCCGGTTCGCGCATCTCGATCACGGCTTCGTTCTCTTCGAAGCGAATGTCGAACGTCTCCCATTTGAACATATTTTCGTCCAACCGGTAACTTCCGGCGATATCGCTTTCTCGCGGAGAAGAAGCCGCATGTATGGGAGCTGGAATAGCCAGCTGCCGGATCTGCTCGGCTAGCCGGGCTGCCGCTTCCCCATCTTCCGCCAACGGCGCCGCATCCATGGCTGGCAGCAGATGCGTCCATGCGGCGTTCATGACGCCTTGCATGTCGTTGGTTCCGGAAGTGATGGCCAAGACGGCTTGTTGCTGCGGCATGACGATGCAGAATTGTCCGAACGCTCCGTCCCCGCGATACGATTCATGCCGGCATTGCCAGAATTGATAGCCGTACCCTTGCGCCCAATCGCTCTCGCCGCCATCTCCATTCTCGATTTGCTTGGAAGTCGCTTCCGCGATCCACTCCTCGGAAATGATACGTGCTCCGTTCCACAGCCCTTTCTGCAGATACAGCTGTCCGAACTTGGCGATGCTCTCCGTGGTCAGACTGAGTCCCCATCCGCCCGAGGCAATGCCTCGCGGGCATGTTTCCCATGTCGCGCCGTAGATCCCGAGCGGATCCAATAGGCGAGGCTGCAAATACTCGAGAAGAGATTGGCCGGTCACTTTGTGCAAGATGGAGGATAGCATATACGTGGCTCCGCTGTTATACACGAAATGCGTTCCCGGCTCATGCTCGACCGGTCTCGCCAGGAATGCTTCCGCCCAATTACCGTTGGTTTGCTTGAAGAGCGCATCGGTCGTATCTTGCGCGTGCCCCGTGCCCATCATCAATAAATGGCGAATGTTCATGTGCAGCAAGTTCGGCGACGCATCGCCCGGCGTTTCGTCCGGGTAGTACGACACCACTCGATCGTCCAGCGACAGAAGTCCTTCCGATACGGCGAATCCGATCGCCGTGGACGTGAAGCTCTTGCTTAGCGAGAACAGCAGATGCGGCAGTTCGGCCGCATACGGCCGCCACCAGCCTTCGGAGACGACGAATCCGTTCCTGACCAGCATGAAGCTGTGCAGCTCGAGATTTTGCGTGCGTATCGTTTCCAGGAAATCCGAAATGGCCGACGAGGGGATGCCTTGCGTTTCCGGCTGGCTTCGAGGTAAAACAACTTCGTCCTGCGTGCTTACGCGCATGTTATGCCGCTCCTTCCCATGAACAAGTTATGGTCTAACGGAAGTTCCATCCGGCGTACGGGCCAGCGTCCATTCTGGCAGACGGTTGTGGCACGGGTAGTCGGCTGCCTTCTTCTCATCGATATCGATGCCGAAACCAGGCTTATCGTTCGGGTACGCATAGCCGTTCCGGAGTTCCGGGCAGCCCGGGAATACGTCTTGGATTTTCTCCGAGAAGCCGTACCACTCTTGAATGCCGAAGTTGATCGAGCTGACATCGAGATGCAGATTGGCCGCGTGTCCGACCGGCGATACGTCGCCAGGGCCATGCCAAGCGGTGCGAACGCTGAACGCTTCGCATAAGGTGGCGAGCTTCTTCGCCGGCGTCAGCCCGCCGATCGCGCTGATATGGCAGCGAATGAAGTCGATCAGCCTGTTCTGGATAAGCGGCGTCCATTCCCGCGGATGCGTGAACAGCTCGCCCATGGCGATCGGGGTCGATGTCTGGCTGCGCAGCGTCTCGAACCAGTCCAGCTGTTCGGGCGCCAGCGGATCCTCCAGGAAGAACAGCCGGTACTCCTCGAGCTGTCTGGCCAGCCGGACGGCCTCGATCGGAACGAGCCGTTCGTGAATATCATGCAGCAGCTCGATCTCCGGGCCTACCGCGCTGCGGATGTGCTCGAACATGCGCGGTACGCTGCGAAGATAGGCGCCCGGATCGAAATACGCGCCTGGCAGCGCATTGTCCGGCTGGTGAAGCTGATGACCCCGGCCGCCATAGCCGCCCATCTGAACGCGAATGTAGCGAAGTCCCTGTTCCATGAACTTGCGCACGTTGTCTTCGACTTCCCGCTCGTCCCGGCCGTCGGCATGCCGGTAGACCGCCGCAGCTTCCCGGCATTTGCCGCCCAGCAGCTGGTAAACGGGCAGTCCTGCGGTTTTCCCTTTAATATCCCATAGCGCCATGTCGATCCCGGACAATGCATTGTTCAGTACGGGCCCGTTGCGCCAATAGGAGCTGACCATCGCGGATTGCCAGATATCTTCGATGCGGTGCGGATCTTTGCCGATCAGGAACGGTTTCAAGTATTGCTCGATCGCCGTAGCGACCGCAAGGTAGCGCTGCGTGAAGGTCGCGCAGCCAAGTCCGTACAGGCCGGGCTCGGAAGTTTCGATTTTGACCACGACAAGATTGATGCCTTCCGGCGCCGTCAAGATTACTTTCACATCGCGAATCGTTAACTCAGACATGCACAAACACGCTCCTAGTATTGGATTATTGGATGATTGGGAGTAGATAGATAGATAGATAGATAATAGATAGAAAATTAGATGGATAGTTAGATAATTAATCGTATGATTTCGGCTTAATTGTTCCATCCCGTACTGCTGCTTCGTTCCGGCATGCCAGGCAAAATCAATCCGCCGTCGACGCGAATCGTCATGCCGGTCACGTAGCTGGATTCCTCGGAGGCCAGCCATGCGACGGCGTTGGCGACATCCGCCGGCGTACCCATGCGTCCCAGCGGGATTTTCTTCCCTAGCGCCTGGTAGCCTGCATTCCATTCCGGAATATCCCGGACTTGCGTGGCTCCCGGGGCGACGCAGTTCACGCGGATACCGTGCGCGGACAGATCAA
It encodes:
- a CDS encoding serine hydrolase domain-containing protein, translated to MRVSTQDEVVLPRSQPETQGIPSSAISDFLETIRTQNLELHSFMLVRNGFVVSEGWWRPYAAELPHLLFSLSKSFTSTAIGFAVSEGLLSLDDRVVSYYPDETPGDASPNLLHMNIRHLLMMGTGHAQDTTDALFKQTNGNWAEAFLARPVEHEPGTHFVYNSGATYMLSSILHKVTGQSLLEYLQPRLLDPLGIYGATWETCPRGIASGGWGLSLTTESIAKFGQLYLQKGLWNGARIISEEWIAEATSKQIENGDGGESDWAQGYGYQFWQCRHESYRGDGAFGQFCIVMPQQQAVLAITSGTNDMQGVMNAAWTHLLPAMDAAPLAEDGEAAARLAEQIRQLAIPAPIHAASSPRESDIAGSYRLDENMFKWETFDIRFEENEAVIEMREPDGDHQFRCGRELWIEQVSRMNQGVEQRIAASFSWIDADSLELTIRYLETPFCHALNCRLDGSDIVFEVKPNVTFGPSNGMAPFKGSRI
- a CDS encoding enolase C-terminal domain-like protein, whose protein sequence is MSELTIRDVKVILTAPEGINLVVVKIETSEPGLYGLGCATFTQRYLAVATAIEQYLKPFLIGKDPHRIEDIWQSAMVSSYWRNGPVLNNALSGIDMALWDIKGKTAGLPVYQLLGGKCREAAAVYRHADGRDEREVEDNVRKFMEQGLRYIRVQMGGYGGRGHQLHQPDNALPGAYFDPGAYLRSVPRMFEHIRSAVGPEIELLHDIHERLVPIEAVRLARQLEEYRLFFLEDPLAPEQLDWFETLRSQTSTPIAMGELFTHPREWTPLIQNRLIDFIRCHISAIGGLTPAKKLATLCEAFSVRTAWHGPGDVSPVGHAANLHLDVSSINFGIQEWYGFSEKIQDVFPGCPELRNGYAYPNDKPGFGIDIDEKKAADYPCHNRLPEWTLARTPDGTSVRP